A stretch of the Bacillus anthracis str. Vollum genome encodes the following:
- the pth gene encoding aminoacyl-tRNA hydrolase produces the protein MKLIVGLGNPGREYELTRHNIGFMAIDELAKRWNISLNEQKFKGLFGAGFVNGEKVILLKPLTYMNLSGESIRPLMDYYKIDVEDFVVLYDDLDIPVGKLRLRMKGSAGGHNGVKSTISHLGTQEFQRIRMGIDRPKNGMKVVDYVLGRFTSEEIPDVNHSIEKAADACEEWLNKPFLQIMNTFNS, from the coding sequence ATGAAATTGATAGTAGGACTTGGGAACCCGGGTAGAGAATATGAATTAACAAGGCATAATATTGGATTTATGGCGATTGATGAACTTGCAAAGCGTTGGAATATTTCTTTGAACGAACAAAAGTTTAAAGGCTTATTTGGTGCAGGATTTGTTAATGGAGAAAAAGTAATCTTATTAAAGCCACTTACATATATGAATTTATCTGGGGAAAGTATTCGTCCGCTAATGGATTACTATAAAATTGATGTAGAGGACTTCGTTGTTCTGTACGATGATTTAGATATCCCTGTAGGTAAATTACGCCTTCGTATGAAAGGTAGTGCTGGTGGACATAATGGTGTGAAATCAACAATTTCACATTTAGGAACACAAGAGTTTCAACGTATCCGCATGGGAATTGATCGTCCGAAAAATGGAATGAAGGTAGTAGATTATGTATTAGGACGTTTTACATCGGAAGAAATTCCTGATGTAAATCATTCTATTGAAAAAGCAGCAGATGCATGTGAAGAATGGTTAAATAAACCTTTTCTTCAAATCATGAATACTTTCAATAGTTAA
- the purR gene encoding pur operon repressor encodes MKIRRSTRLVDMTYYLLQNPRQLVSLTFFAERYQSAKSSISEDLVIIKQTFEQQGVGTLQTIPGAAGGVKYIPYISEEEADLIIGELCSLFENPDRILPGGYLYMTDLLSNPRHINGAGRLFASVFARQPIDAVMTVATKGIPLAYAVANYLDVPVVIARKDNKVTEGPTVSINYVSGSSKRIQTMTLAKRSLPEGSNVLIIDDFMKAGGTIQGMMSMLEEFKANVVGIGVLVESTDIEERLINNFVSLIRLSEVDVKEKAIQVEKGNYSLAPFDEGIVEAE; translated from the coding sequence ATGAAAATTAGACGAAGTACAAGATTGGTCGATATGACTTATTACTTGTTACAAAACCCTCGTCAGCTAGTTTCTCTCACTTTTTTTGCTGAAAGGTATCAATCAGCTAAGTCTTCTATTAGTGAAGATTTAGTTATTATTAAGCAAACGTTTGAACAACAAGGGGTCGGCACATTGCAAACGATACCAGGAGCAGCAGGAGGAGTGAAATATATACCATATATAAGTGAAGAAGAGGCAGATCTAATTATTGGTGAGCTGTGTAGCTTATTCGAAAATCCAGATCGTATTTTGCCTGGTGGTTACTTATATATGACAGATCTTTTAAGTAATCCTCGTCATATTAATGGCGCAGGTCGTTTGTTTGCTTCTGTTTTTGCTAGGCAACCAATTGATGCAGTTATGACGGTGGCAACGAAGGGGATTCCACTTGCATATGCAGTGGCGAACTACTTAGATGTACCGGTAGTGATTGCAAGAAAAGATAATAAGGTAACAGAAGGACCAACTGTTAGTATTAACTATGTATCAGGTTCTTCTAAGCGAATTCAAACAATGACGTTAGCAAAGCGTAGCCTTCCAGAAGGATCAAATGTTTTAATTATTGATGACTTCATGAAAGCTGGCGGGACAATTCAAGGTATGATGAGTATGTTAGAAGAGTTTAAAGCTAATGTTGTTGGTATTGGTGTATTAGTAGAGTCTACAGATATTGAAGAAAGACTAATTAATAACTTTGTATCATTAATTCGTCTATCAGAAGTTGATGTGAAAGAAAAAGCGATTCAAGTGGAAAAGGGAAATTATTCACTGGCACCATTTGATGAAGGGATTGTTGAGGCTGAGTAA
- a CDS encoding RidA family protein, whose protein sequence is MKVVQTNNAPQAIGPYSQGIIVNNMFYSSGQIPLTASGELVAGDVTVQTEQVFQNLQAVLEEAGASFDTVVKTTVFLKDMDDFNAVNEVYGSYFSAHKPARSCVQVAKLPKDVSVEIEVIALVK, encoded by the coding sequence ATGAAAGTTGTTCAAACAAACAATGCACCACAAGCAATTGGACCATATTCACAAGGGATTATTGTAAATAATATGTTTTACAGTTCAGGACAAATTCCGTTAACTGCGAGTGGAGAGCTTGTAGCAGGAGACGTAACAGTACAAACAGAGCAAGTATTTCAAAATTTACAAGCAGTATTAGAAGAAGCAGGTGCTTCATTTGATACGGTAGTCAAAACAACAGTATTCTTAAAAGACATGGATGATTTTAATGCTGTTAATGAAGTATATGGATCTTATTTCTCTGCTCATAAGCCAGCTCGTTCTTGTGTACAAGTAGCAAAATTACCGAAAGATGTTTCTGTTGAAATCGAAGTAATTGCCCTAGTGAAGTAA
- a CDS encoding ribose-phosphate diphosphokinase, which translates to MSTQYLNSNLKVFSLNSNKELAEQIAKHIGVGLGKCSVDRFSDGEVQINIEESIRGCDVFIIQSTSFPVNEHIMELLIMIDALKRASAKTINIVIPYYGYARQDRKARSREPITSKLVANLLETAGATRVITLDLHAPQIQGFFDIPIDHLMGVPILSDYFETKGLKDIVIVSPDHGGVTRARKMADRLKAPIAIIDKRRPRPNVSEVMNIIGNIEGKTAILIDDIIDTAGTITLAANALVENGASEVYACCTHPVLSGPAIERIQNSNIKELVVTNSIVLPEEKKIDKVHELSVAPLIGEAIIRVYEEESVSVLFN; encoded by the coding sequence ATGTCGACTCAATATCTAAATTCTAATTTGAAAGTATTCTCTTTAAACTCTAATAAGGAACTTGCTGAGCAAATTGCAAAGCACATTGGAGTAGGACTAGGAAAATGTTCTGTTGATCGTTTTAGTGATGGAGAAGTTCAAATTAACATTGAAGAAAGTATCCGTGGTTGCGATGTATTCATTATTCAATCTACAAGCTTCCCAGTAAACGAACATATCATGGAATTACTTATTATGATCGATGCATTAAAGCGTGCATCTGCAAAAACAATTAATATTGTTATTCCTTACTATGGTTATGCGCGTCAAGACCGTAAAGCGCGTTCTCGTGAACCAATTACATCGAAACTTGTAGCAAACTTGCTTGAAACAGCAGGTGCAACCCGTGTAATCACTCTAGATTTACATGCTCCACAAATTCAAGGGTTCTTTGATATCCCAATTGACCACCTAATGGGTGTACCGATTCTTTCAGATTACTTTGAAACAAAAGGTCTTAAAGATATCGTAATCGTGTCACCTGACCACGGTGGAGTAACTCGTGCTAGAAAAATGGCAGATCGCCTAAAAGCACCAATCGCTATTATTGATAAGCGTCGTCCTCGTCCGAACGTATCTGAGGTAATGAACATTATCGGTAATATTGAAGGTAAAACAGCAATTTTAATTGATGACATCATTGATACAGCTGGTACAATTACATTAGCAGCAAACGCTCTTGTTGAGAACGGTGCTTCTGAAGTATATGCTTGCTGTACACACCCAGTATTATCTGGTCCAGCAATTGAGCGTATCCAAAACTCAAATATTAAAGAGTTAGTTGTAACGAACTCTATCGTATTACCAGAAGAGAAGAAAATTGACAAAGTACATGAACTTTCAGTTGCTCCACTAATCGGAGAAGCAATCATTCGTGTATACGAAGAAGAATCTGTAAGTGTATTATTCAATTAA
- the glmU gene encoding bifunctional UDP-N-acetylglucosamine diphosphorylase/glucosamine-1-phosphate N-acetyltransferase GlmU, with protein MSNRFAVILAAGKGTRMKSKLYKVLHPVCGKHMVQHVVDQVSQLGLQKLVTVVGHGAEMVQEQLGNVSEFALQAEQLGTAHAVDQAAGVLANEEGTTLVICGDTPLITAETMEALLQQHKEAGAMATVLTAYIEEPAGYGRIVRNENGHVEKIVEHKDANEKELAIKEINTGTYCFDNKALFASLSKVSNDNVQGEYYLPDVIEILKNEGHIVSAYQTEHFDETLGVNDRVALSQAEIIMKNRINRKNMVNGVTIIDPSNTYISADAIIGSDTVLHPGTIIEGNTVIGSDCEIGPHTVIRDSEIGDRTTIRQSTVHDSKLGTEVSVGPFAHIRPDSVIGDEVRVGNFVEIKKTVFGNRSKASHLSYIGDAQVGEDVNLGCGSITVNYDGKNKFKTVIGNGVFIGCNSNLVAPVTVEDGAYVAAGSTITENVPSKALSVARARQVNKEDYVDQLLNKKKS; from the coding sequence ATGTCAAACAGATTTGCAGTGATTCTAGCTGCAGGTAAAGGCACACGTATGAAGTCTAAGCTATACAAAGTGCTTCATCCTGTATGTGGAAAACATATGGTACAACATGTTGTCGATCAAGTATCTCAATTAGGGTTGCAGAAACTTGTAACAGTCGTAGGACATGGTGCTGAAATGGTACAAGAACAGCTAGGAAACGTAAGTGAGTTTGCATTACAAGCAGAACAACTTGGTACAGCGCATGCTGTAGATCAAGCTGCAGGTGTACTTGCAAATGAAGAAGGAACAACTTTAGTTATTTGTGGTGATACGCCGCTAATAACTGCTGAAACGATGGAAGCATTACTTCAGCAACATAAAGAAGCAGGGGCAATGGCAACGGTGTTAACAGCTTACATAGAAGAACCTGCTGGATATGGTCGTATCGTTCGTAATGAGAATGGTCATGTTGAAAAGATTGTTGAGCATAAGGATGCAAATGAGAAAGAATTAGCTATTAAAGAAATCAATACAGGTACGTATTGTTTTGATAATAAAGCTTTATTCGCTTCACTTTCTAAGGTTTCAAATGATAACGTACAAGGTGAATATTACCTGCCAGATGTTATTGAGATTTTAAAAAATGAAGGTCATATTGTATCGGCTTATCAAACAGAGCACTTCGATGAAACGTTAGGTGTTAACGACAGAGTCGCTCTATCGCAAGCGGAAATTATTATGAAAAACCGTATCAACCGAAAGAACATGGTAAATGGTGTTACAATTATTGATCCAAGTAACACGTATATTTCTGCTGATGCAATTATCGGTAGTGATACAGTTCTTCATCCAGGAACAATTATTGAGGGGAACACTGTAATTGGTTCTGATTGTGAAATTGGACCGCATACAGTAATTCGCGATAGTGAAATTGGAGATCGTACGACAATTCGTCAATCTACTGTACATGATAGTAAGCTTGGTACAGAAGTATCGGTTGGTCCATTTGCACATATTCGCCCAGATTCAGTTATTGGAGATGAAGTACGCGTTGGAAACTTCGTGGAAATCAAAAAAACTGTTTTTGGTAATAGAAGTAAAGCTTCACACTTAAGTTATATCGGGGATGCGCAAGTTGGAGAAGACGTGAATCTTGGTTGTGGTTCAATTACGGTGAACTATGACGGTAAGAATAAATTCAAAACTGTGATTGGTAACGGGGTATTTATTGGATGTAATTCAAACCTTGTTGCTCCTGTAACAGTTGAAGATGGTGCTTATGTGGCAGCAGGCTCTACAATTACAGAGAATGTTCCATCAAAAGCATTATCTGTAGCACGTGCACGTCAAGTTAACAAAGAAGACTATGTTGATCAATTGCTGAATAAGAAAAAATCATAA
- the spoVG gene encoding septation regulator SpoVG, whose product MEVTDVRLRRVNTEGRMRAIASITLDHEFVVHDIRVIDGNNGLFVAMPSKRTPDGEFRDIAHPINSGTRSKIQDAVLTEYHRLGELEEVEFEEAGAS is encoded by the coding sequence ATGGAAGTGACTGACGTAAGATTACGCCGCGTAAACACAGAAGGCCGCATGAGAGCAATTGCCTCTATTACTCTAGACCATGAATTTGTTGTTCATGATATTCGTGTAATTGATGGTAATAATGGATTATTTGTAGCAATGCCAAGTAAACGTACTCCAGATGGAGAATTCCGTGACATTGCACATCCAATTAATTCTGGTACACGCTCTAAAATTCAAGATGCGGTTTTAACAGAGTATCATCGTTTAGGCGAGTTAGAAGAGGTTGAGTTTGAAGAAGCGGGCGCTTCGTAA
- a CDS encoding anti-sigma-F factor Fin, protein MEGYYYCRHCGSNVGSVTAEKVYSDVLFQLTEQEVVEMIHFHENGNIYIKTICELCQETLASYPEYYEYEKFLQ, encoded by the coding sequence ATGGAAGGGTATTATTATTGCAGACATTGCGGGAGTAATGTAGGCTCCGTTACCGCAGAAAAAGTATATAGCGACGTTTTATTTCAACTAACAGAGCAAGAAGTAGTAGAGATGATTCATTTTCATGAGAATGGAAATATATATATAAAAACGATTTGTGAATTATGTCAAGAAACGCTCGCATCTTATCCTGAGTATTATGAATATGAAAAATTTCTGCAATAA